One window of the Runella slithyformis DSM 19594 genome contains the following:
- a CDS encoding HNH endonuclease: MAANLWTREELIVAFNLYLKLPFGKMHSRNADVIHLATIIGRTPNSVAFRLTNFAAVDPYHQQRGVKGMAGGKKQCQPIWDKFIENKEQLLFESERILAQKEHQTLENKFEDLLFDIKDLKGETKLRAVKVRINQNIFRQIVLSNYSTKCAVSGIDVPDLLVASHILPWASNERERLNPENGICLSSLYDKAFDKGLIGITERFEVLISKDLKKNTAKEYYRKYFAELENKKILLPIRYLPKKEFLQFHLDTVFSKRNG; the protein is encoded by the coding sequence ATGGCCGCAAACCTTTGGACAAGAGAGGAATTAATAGTGGCTTTTAACCTATACTTGAAGTTGCCTTTCGGTAAGATGCATAGCCGAAACGCAGATGTTATTCATCTGGCCACTATCATTGGAAGGACGCCCAATTCTGTCGCTTTCCGCCTTACTAATTTTGCAGCCGTTGATCCTTATCATCAGCAAAGAGGTGTGAAAGGAATGGCCGGTGGAAAAAAACAATGTCAGCCTATTTGGGACAAATTTATTGAGAATAAGGAGCAGTTGTTATTTGAAAGCGAGCGTATTCTTGCCCAAAAAGAGCACCAAACTCTAGAAAATAAATTTGAAGACCTACTTTTCGATATTAAAGATTTGAAAGGCGAGACAAAGCTTCGGGCTGTAAAAGTTCGCATCAACCAAAATATATTTAGGCAAATTGTTCTTTCAAATTATTCTACAAAATGCGCTGTTTCCGGAATAGATGTTCCTGATTTATTGGTCGCAAGTCATATCCTTCCTTGGGCCTCTAATGAAAGGGAAAGGCTGAATCCTGAAAATGGGATTTGCTTGTCCAGTCTTTATGATAAAGCGTTTGATAAAGGGTTAATTGGAATAACTGAACGATTTGAAGTGCTTATTTCGAAAGACTTGAAAAAGAATACTGCTAAAGAGTACTACCGGAAATACTTTGCTGAGTTAGAAAACAAAAAAATACTGCTTCCCATCAGATATTTGCCAAAGAAAGAGTTCCTGCAATTTCATTTGGATACTGTTTTTAGTAAACGGAATGGTTGA
- the hemJ gene encoding protoporphyrinogen oxidase HemJ, translating to MALFYIKAFHLIGAVAWFAGLFYLVRMFVYHTEADQKPEHLRQPFKEQFGLMEWRAYKIICNPAMMLTWACGLSMTFLNPGYWQMGWFHVKFSIIILLTIYHLWCKRIIIRLEKGEKPFDSFQFRLLNELPTIFLVSIVLLGVLKDMLNFLYAFGGVLAFGVLLFFFAKAYKKRREG from the coding sequence ATGGCTCTTTTTTACATCAAAGCCTTTCACCTTATCGGTGCCGTAGCCTGGTTTGCAGGCTTATTTTATTTGGTCCGGATGTTTGTTTATCACACCGAAGCTGACCAAAAGCCCGAGCACCTGCGCCAACCTTTCAAAGAGCAATTCGGCCTCATGGAATGGCGCGCGTACAAGATTATCTGCAATCCTGCCATGATGCTCACCTGGGCCTGCGGCCTGAGTATGACCTTTCTTAATCCCGGCTATTGGCAAATGGGCTGGTTTCACGTCAAATTTTCAATTATCATTCTTCTGACGATTTATCATCTCTGGTGCAAACGGATCATTATCAGGCTGGAAAAAGGCGAAAAGCCGTTTGATTCGTTTCAGTTTAGACTCCTTAACGAACTTCCGACTATTTTTCTGGTGAGCATCGTACTGCTTGGCGTTCTCAAAGATATGCTCAATTTCCTCTACGCCTTCGGCGGTGTGCTGGCATTTGGGGTACTGTTGTTTTTCTTTGCCAAGGCCTATAAAAAGCGGCGGGAGGGGTAG
- a CDS encoding LytTR family DNA-binding domain-containing protein has product MKTAFSRKQDRTARVIFIPIAALVASHVVFTKQFPWQATYQFPLPYFLTVVTVMFSCREVNVRLFLWMDTRLPFNVNPVERIGRQISLNAPATMGAFLVVFPLSQLVYAGRWPAFSTLITGMVVCAVIATIFNGAYIFRYLLRTIDWEKAQKSASVDDESREKSRGYLPPATSLIRVEVSHGQLLLLPEEIAYFYSTGAMVLLVKTDGAKIPTAYQALTQLSEQLTSHYFFPLSRQIVVGLGAIKAVKDDVNRKLVVSLVPSLHQHRATEQVVVSRYRSAEFSKWLQTAVPS; this is encoded by the coding sequence ATGAAAACGGCATTCTCCCGAAAACAGGACCGGACTGCAAGAGTGATCTTTATACCGATTGCGGCTTTGGTGGCTTCGCATGTCGTATTTACGAAGCAATTCCCGTGGCAGGCGACCTACCAATTCCCGTTACCGTATTTTCTGACCGTGGTCACAGTGATGTTTTCCTGCCGGGAGGTCAACGTGCGGCTTTTTTTGTGGATGGATACCCGTCTGCCCTTCAATGTCAATCCGGTGGAGAGGATCGGGCGGCAGATATCTCTTAATGCCCCGGCTACGATGGGTGCTTTTCTGGTGGTATTTCCTTTGTCGCAGCTTGTGTACGCAGGACGCTGGCCGGCTTTTTCCACGCTTATCACGGGGATGGTGGTTTGCGCGGTGATTGCCACTATTTTTAACGGAGCTTACATTTTTCGCTATTTACTTCGGACCATTGATTGGGAAAAAGCGCAAAAATCCGCTTCCGTTGACGACGAATCAAGGGAGAAAAGCCGGGGGTATCTACCGCCGGCGACCTCGCTCATTCGGGTGGAGGTCAGTCACGGACAACTTCTGCTGCTTCCTGAGGAGATCGCTTATTTCTATTCTACCGGCGCGATGGTGCTTTTGGTAAAAACGGATGGCGCTAAGATACCCACCGCTTATCAGGCCTTGACCCAACTTTCGGAACAGTTGACGAGCCATTATTTCTTTCCGTTAAGTCGGCAAATCGTAGTGGGTTTGGGAGCGATAAAAGCGGTGAAAGATGATGTAAACCGAAAATTGGTTGTATCGCTGGTACCCTCCCTGCATCAGCACCGGGCTACCGAACAGGTGGTG
- a CDS encoding Gfo/Idh/MocA family protein, translated as MIRWGIIGPGRIAHKFAQDLLQVEGAKLTAVASRDLGRAQLFAREYGAAYTYGSYEEIIHCPELDAVYIASPHIGHFEHTLLCLNAKIAVLCEKPFAMNTAQVSEMIHVARSNNVFLMEALWTRFLPTTLKALELIEAGAIGKVLGVKADFGFKAPYDVDKRTFNKDLGGGALLDIGIYPLFLSYLILGKPTKITAQAIFGATKVDESTGMTLTYADEQFAFLDCTFMAHTPCEAFIYGEKGSIAIASRWHESKSLTVTYENETTETFTFDRPTWGYQYEIEDANACLTAGKLESDGWSLTDSMNLISLLDAVRKEIGLVYKDFDVEEEA; from the coding sequence ATGATACGTTGGGGAATCATCGGGCCGGGGCGCATCGCGCACAAATTCGCCCAAGACTTATTGCAGGTAGAAGGAGCCAAACTCACCGCGGTGGCTTCGCGCGATCTGGGTCGGGCGCAGCTTTTTGCGCGCGAGTACGGCGCTGCGTATACGTACGGAAGTTATGAAGAAATCATCCATTGTCCGGAGTTGGATGCCGTGTACATTGCCTCGCCGCACATCGGGCATTTTGAGCATACGCTGCTGTGTCTGAACGCCAAAATTGCGGTGTTGTGCGAAAAACCCTTCGCCATGAATACCGCTCAGGTGAGCGAGATGATCCACGTGGCGCGCAGCAATAATGTATTTCTGATGGAAGCCCTGTGGACACGGTTTTTGCCCACTACGCTCAAAGCCCTCGAACTCATTGAAGCGGGAGCCATTGGGAAAGTATTGGGTGTAAAGGCGGACTTTGGCTTTAAAGCCCCTTATGACGTTGACAAACGCACGTTTAACAAAGACCTCGGCGGCGGAGCATTGCTGGACATCGGCATTTATCCGTTGTTTTTGTCGTACCTGATTCTGGGCAAACCCACCAAGATCACGGCACAGGCTATTTTCGGGGCGACGAAAGTGGATGAATCGACCGGTATGACCCTGACCTATGCCGACGAACAGTTTGCCTTTTTGGATTGCACTTTCATGGCCCATACGCCCTGCGAGGCTTTTATCTACGGAGAAAAAGGAAGCATTGCCATTGCTTCCCGCTGGCACGAAAGCAAGTCTCTGACAGTTACCTACGAAAACGAAACGACCGAAACATTTACCTTTGACCGCCCGACCTGGGGGTACCAATACGAAATTGAAGACGCCAATGCCTGTTTGACGGCCGGAAAACTCGAAAGTGACGGTTGGTCACTGACTGACAGCATGAACCTGATCTCGTTGCTGGATGCCGTACGGAAGGAAATCGGGCTGGTGTATAAGGACTTTGACGTAGAGGAGGAAGCGTAA
- a CDS encoding lytic transglycosylase domain-containing protein, which translates to MMELKRIAGVGMLMGMVWLGTGTSVRSQEVSIEAATMEEELLQVEALADSTVPERVVRERLAKLQNEIPLRYHKVTHQFVEYFIYKKPDFVRRMLEQMNLFFPLYEQTLEKYGMPRELKFLSLIESGLNPRIISYAGAGGLWQFMPATGREYGMHQDDYIDERFDPVKSTDAACRYLKRLYNAFGDWEMALAAYNVGPGNVKRAMRRSGSSTFWGIYNFLPKQTRHYVPQFVAITYMMHYHADHGIFPETPEFPTVSDTVHISGYFNLHTFAKLGGITLEELYKLNPKLVNTELPVHTKNCVVRLPLHCFHYLAENRQMIWDSASKSSVTPVPALASTAGELSGSEEGTAETDEGTDLKKVYHTVRSGETLAKIAKRYRVSAVELKKWNSLHSNSIQRGKRLVVYRESPAPDRLAAAPAKTKANAKIKIRYHRVQSGDTLSTIAERYGIDVSRLKKINRLRGNMVRKGQKLLVG; encoded by the coding sequence ATGATGGAATTGAAGCGAATCGCAGGGGTAGGAATGTTGATGGGGATGGTTTGGCTTGGAACAGGGACATCCGTTCGTTCACAGGAAGTGAGCATTGAAGCCGCCACAATGGAAGAGGAACTGTTGCAGGTGGAAGCCTTGGCGGATTCCACGGTACCGGAACGAGTGGTTCGAGAACGATTGGCTAAGCTGCAAAACGAGATTCCATTGCGGTATCACAAGGTAACCCATCAATTCGTTGAATATTTTATCTACAAAAAGCCGGACTTCGTCAGACGAATGCTGGAGCAGATGAACCTGTTTTTTCCGCTCTACGAGCAAACCCTCGAAAAATACGGGATGCCGCGAGAGTTGAAGTTCCTCTCATTGATCGAATCAGGATTAAACCCCCGTATCATATCGTATGCCGGGGCGGGAGGTTTGTGGCAGTTTATGCCGGCTACGGGCCGTGAATACGGCATGCACCAGGATGACTATATCGACGAACGCTTTGATCCCGTCAAATCTACGGATGCTGCCTGCCGTTATCTGAAGCGGTTGTATAATGCTTTCGGCGATTGGGAAATGGCATTGGCGGCTTATAATGTCGGTCCCGGCAACGTGAAACGTGCCATGCGCCGTTCAGGTTCAAGTACTTTCTGGGGAATCTATAATTTTCTTCCCAAACAGACGCGCCATTATGTGCCGCAATTTGTGGCCATTACGTATATGATGCATTATCATGCCGACCATGGTATCTTTCCCGAAACTCCTGAGTTCCCGACTGTATCAGATACGGTACATATCTCCGGTTATTTCAATCTCCATACGTTTGCCAAGCTGGGCGGAATTACCCTGGAGGAGTTGTATAAGCTGAATCCCAAACTGGTCAATACCGAACTGCCGGTCCATACCAAAAACTGTGTGGTACGGCTGCCGCTGCATTGCTTCCATTATTTGGCCGAAAATCGTCAAATGATCTGGGATTCAGCGTCCAAATCTTCAGTTACGCCGGTGCCTGCCCTGGCTTCGACAGCCGGCGAGCTTTCGGGCAGCGAAGAAGGAACTGCCGAGACCGACGAAGGTACTGATCTCAAAAAGGTATATCATACGGTCCGTTCGGGTGAAACACTGGCCAAAATTGCCAAGCGCTACCGGGTAAGTGCCGTTGAGCTGAAAAAATGGAACAGCTTACATTCCAATTCCATTCAAAGAGGAAAGCGTTTGGTAGTGTACAGAGAATCTCCGGCACCTGATCGTTTGGCCGCAGCTCCTGCCAAAACGAAGGCTAACGCAAAAATTAAAATTCGGTACCATCGCGTGCAATCCGGCGATACCCTCTCTACCATCGCCGAACGGTATGGAATCGACGTTTCCCGTTTGAAAAAAATCAACCGACTGCGCGGAAATATGGTTCGTAAAGGCCAAAAATTATTGGTTGGATAA